CGCATATTCAGTTACGCCATTTCCCAGCCTCCGTCTTGTAAAACGAACATTTCCTTTGAAATACTGATCTACATAATATGGGAAATATAGATAGCTTTTACTTTGATCATAAAGCGCTATAAAGAAATTCTGAACGTCGATGATCTTGCCTAATTCCTGGTGAATAGTATGATAAAAATCATCAAGATTCTGCGTATTGACCGTCCAGTTGGCGATACTATAATAAAGACTTTGTGCTTTTTCAGCCCTTATTTTTTCTGTATAATCATTTAAAATACAACGAAATGCAGTCGGTTTTCCATTGTCATAACGACAATTGACACTTCCCCCAACAAAAACTTTTTTCCCTTCCTTACTTAAAAAAACCGTTTCAAAATTAGCGTTGGCTTTCCCTTCACGGATTAAATCCAGCTGAGCAATGGCTGCGTCTTTGTATTGTGGATGCAGAATATCCTGCATACGCATGGACGCAGTTTCATCCAGGCGATAACCCAAAACTTCACGCCATGCTTTATTCACAAAAATGAATTTTCCATCTATCGCGACTAGCTGAATCAAATCACTGGTATTGTCTACCAAATCCTGGAGCTGCGCATTGGATTTTGTGATGGAAGATTCCATCCGGCGTTTTCTGGTAATATCATCACCAACCAAAGTGATGTACAAAATCTTGTCATCTCCGTTTTGGATCAATACGGAATTGATCGAAAAAGTACGAAGCGTTCCCTTTTGTGCGAGAAAAGGAACTTCACGCTGTTCCAATTTTCGTTTTCCCTGAATCCCCTCTTCAAGCATCTGGCTTATCTCGTCCTCTTCGTCTTTCGGTACCAGTTTGTCAAAAATACTTTCCCCGATTAAGTCCGATTCAAGCCAGCCTGTTTTCTGTATAGCATAGGGACTAATCGCCCGGATAATAAAATCCGGCGTAAAAGTTACTCCAATCAAATTCAAATGTTGCAGCGTTGTGTGTATTGACTGCCAGTCAGTCAGTGATGATATCATTTCCATAATTTGTCGGAAACCGTATTTTTAAGATTACTTCCTATTCTTTATTCGATAAATCTACGAATTAAGACGTAATTTTGACTCGTGAAAATAAATTATAAAAATCAGAACGATTCGAAAGTTCGTGCCAAGAAACATTTGGGACAACATTTCCTGAAAGACATGAATATCGCCAACAAAATTGTTGACGGTTTGAGTGGACATGGAGGGTATAGTAAAGTATTGGAAATAGGTCCCGGAATGGGTGTGTTGACGCAGTTTTTACTTCAAAAATCTGCATATTCAACTTATGTTATTGAGATTGATACAGAATCGGTCGCCTATTTGAAAAAACATTATGAGGAATTAACCCCTCGTATCATTGAAGGCGATTTTCTTAAATATGATACTTCGGAAGTATTTCCGGAGCCTTTTGCAATTATTGGAAATTTCCCGTACAATATTTCCTCCCAGATTTTCTTCAAGGTATTACAAAATCCTGATCAGGTGACGGAAGTAGTTTGTATGCTGCAAAAGGAAGTGGCGCAGCGTATTGCCTCTCCTCCGGGAAATAAAGATTATGGAATTCTGAGCGTTTTGTTGCAGGCTTTTTACGATATCACCTATCTGGTATCTGTTCCTCCCGGTGCTTTTGATCCACCTCCGAAAGTACAATCCGGTGTGATTCGTCTGGCCAGAAATGCGACAAAATCACTTGCCTGTGATCAGAAATTATTTTTCAGGGTAGTAAAAACTGCTTTCAATCAAAGAAGAAAAACACTTCGGAATGCCTTGAAACCCATTGGGGAAATGCCCGAACATCTGCTTTTGACAAAACGTGCTGAACAACTTAGCGTTGCCGATTTTGTAGAATTAACCATTCTCGCGGAAACTGTAATAAAAGAAAATCAGCAAAAAAATAACTTGTCGGAAGAATCGTTTTAGATACGCTTTTTTAGTCAGTTTAATTTAACCTCATCACTTTTTCCAGTACCATTTGCCAGTAAAGCTTTATGAATTTTGAGTTAACCAAAGAATACGTTGAACAAGTTCAGGAACTGATCGTCACTGAAAATCCCGAAGCCATTCGTATCAAAATGGCAGAGCTTTTTCCGGCCGACATAACGGGCTTGCTGTATGAATTGGAAACTCCCGAAGCCAGATATCTGATCAATCAGCTGGATACGCCGCTTGGGGCAGAAATTCTGGCGGCACTTGATCCAAATGAAAGACGGGAATTTTTGGAAGCATTTACTTCCGAAGAAATCTCCCGTTACGTCAATCTTTTTGATTCGGATGATGCGGTGGATTTGCTGAATGAACAGCCAATTCGCGTTCGTGAAGAAGTTATTGCTTTACTTGAAGACCGCGAACAGGCCCGTTTTATTCTTGATCTGCTTCATTACGACGAAGATGTGGCGGGTGGTTTGATGCAGAAAGAGTTGGTAAAAGCCAATGTTAACTGGAATGTAAATCAGTGTATTGAGGAATTAAGAAAGCAGGCAGAAGACGTTGAAAAGGTATATGCAGTTTATGTGATTGATGATAACGGAATTCTGCTTGGTATACTTTCCCTGAAAAAAATCGTACTGGCCAATAAGGATACTAAAATCGAAAGGCTTTACGATAAAGATGTCATTTTTGTAGAAACCTATCGTCCCGCTGAGGAAGTTGCAGAACTGATGCAGCGTTATGACCTTGATGCACTGCCTGTTGTTAATGTTCAGGGAAAACTTTTGGGACGAATTACAATTGATGACGTCATTGACGTAATTACCGAACAAGCCAATTCTGATACATTAGCTATGGCCGGTATCACCGGAGATGTTGAGGAAGACGATACGATCTGGCAGCAAACCCGTGCACGTTTACCCTGGCTTTTGGTAGGTATG
The nucleotide sequence above comes from Dyadobacter subterraneus. Encoded proteins:
- the rsmA gene encoding 16S rRNA (adenine(1518)-N(6)/adenine(1519)-N(6))-dimethyltransferase RsmA, giving the protein MNYKNQNDSKVRAKKHLGQHFLKDMNIANKIVDGLSGHGGYSKVLEIGPGMGVLTQFLLQKSAYSTYVIEIDTESVAYLKKHYEELTPRIIEGDFLKYDTSEVFPEPFAIIGNFPYNISSQIFFKVLQNPDQVTEVVCMLQKEVAQRIASPPGNKDYGILSVLLQAFYDITYLVSVPPGAFDPPPKVQSGVIRLARNATKSLACDQKLFFRVVKTAFNQRRKTLRNALKPIGEMPEHLLLTKRAEQLSVADFVELTILAETVIKENQQKNNLSEESF
- the mgtE gene encoding magnesium transporter codes for the protein MNFELTKEYVEQVQELIVTENPEAIRIKMAELFPADITGLLYELETPEARYLINQLDTPLGAEILAALDPNERREFLEAFTSEEISRYVNLFDSDDAVDLLNEQPIRVREEVIALLEDREQARFILDLLHYDEDVAGGLMQKELVKANVNWNVNQCIEELRKQAEDVEKVYAVYVIDDNGILLGILSLKKIVLANKDTKIERLYDKDVIFVETYRPAEEVAELMQRYDLDALPVVNVQGKLLGRITIDDVIDVITEQANSDTLAMAGITGDVEEDDTIWQQTRARLPWLLVGMMGGILAAKFISFFEGDLKIIPAMAAFIPIIGSTGGNVGIQTSSIILQSIADKTGLDISVWSRLIRMFAVASINGLIISGIVFGFNLLIGNELQLALVVSSALLSVVFLASFTGTVTPIVLDRIGINPAVASGPFITTANDLIGYGVYFGLAHLLLHL